The window GGAGCCAAGGCCGCCGTGCTAAAACGCTAAGGTCAGCCTCCCTCTCCTCGATTCACTCTCTATCTCTCTCGCTAGGGTTTCAGTTCTATTATGATCTATCATCTAACCGAGTTTGTTTGAATGTGGATGTGTTTGGATTTGCAGGAGGTAAGTTGAAAATGGCGGTTCCGTTGTTGAAGAAGGCGATCGTGAAGAAGAGGGTCAAGCAGTTCAAGCGGCCCCAGAGCGATCGCAAGATACGGTCAACTGGTCAAGGTATTCACCTTCTTCACCCTTATGACTATTAGCTCTTGCTTCCGATTTGTAATAGCTCAATTTCTCTTTTGAGTGAAAATGATGATAGTGATTGTCGCCCCAGTCTTATTTGCATCCAAGAGATGCAAGGTGGTGAATGACTTACTTATATCTGATTTCATTTTCATGTAATTGCTTTGAATTTTTGGATTCTAGTTTATATTGAGGGGTATGCAGCAAGAAGTGATGATTTGTACCCATCTTTTCTGCTGTTGAATGATGAATATTTACATGCACTACCATCTGATCTATGTTGCATACCCTGTTTTTTATTCAATGCCCCGTCTTACTTGCACCTTGGGATGCAGTGGCACAGCTTGTTAATGATGATTTCATTTTTGGTTTGAATCTTAGTTTTAAAAGCATATCTGCAATCCATGATGCAACCTTTAACCCTAATGCCTGATGTTCAAATGAGTATTCAGTTAAATATCACCATCTTTCGGTTGAGATTGCGATTATTTCAACCAGTTTTGAGACTTTTGTCTTTGCTCTGTTTGTGTTGATTTTATTTGATGGAAGGATTCAATTGCCTATGGTATCTAATGTCCAGACTTTTTTTGTGGCTGGACATTTCGTTTACAGGGCATACATAGAATCCATACCGGTCTTGCGACACAGTGAGCTTAGTTACTTGACAGCTTTCTGTTACTTTAAACCTGCATACATTTGTTTCGTCGTACAGTCTTTCTTATTTGGTATTTTACTATTCATTCACTATGTGTGATTTTCTGTTCATTTGTTGGGTTGTTCACATTCTGAAATACTGTTTTGTTACAGACCAACTGGAGGGTGACTCTTGTGTAAGATGAAATTTCAAGGGAGTTTACTCTCATGCGCAACATTGGTTATGGTTCTGACAAGAAGACTCGCCATTACCTTCCCAATCATTTCAAGAAGTTTGTTGTCCACGACGTGAAGATGCTTGGAAGTTCTGATGATGCATAATAGGTAAGCTGCTGTGCCCTTTTTACTTCCCTTTGATTCATTTCATGTGTTACAGTTCTGACAGTTCCTTTTGCAACCTTGTTAACCAGGACCTATTGTGTTGAGATTGCACACAATATCTCTACAAGGAAGAGGAAGGAAATTGTTGAGAGAGCTGCTAGGTTGCGTAGCCAAGAGGATGAATGAGCTTGTTTTAGACATGTTTTGTAGTGGTTATTTTGTTTTTGACCTGAAAATGAGTTTTAGACAAATATTTAATACTCATTATGGAAAAATTACTCTTGATTAATCCTATGATGTGTACACGCTGTTTTCGGTCTTTAATTCAATCATACACAAGGTGTTGTGTACAACTTCATATACCTGTTTGGATTTTGTTTTGACAGGCACTCCTTATTGTGTCAACCTTACCCTCTTTCCCATTTCACTCCCAGAAAAGATCTGGTTATAAGTAGTTGGTTCATTGACAGGTTGAAATATTTTAGTGAGACGAAATTGTGATAACCTGAATAGCGTTGAAATCAGCATCGTCTCGTTTATCTAGTGGACGTAGTTGGACGAACCTGTTTATGTGTTGTAGTTTACCGGTAAAAACTGATAAAAGAAACTGGTTTCCCAATTAGAAAAGAAAATGCCAGACCTATACTTCGTTCCATTCTCCAGGAACTTGTAAACCCTGAAACCAGTTCTAGATACTCGATGCCTTTCCTCTTCAGTAGCGGCAAATCGGCAACACCTAGTTCTTGGAATCTTGGTTTGATATATCTTACATCAACTTACTGATTTACCTCACATAATCTAGAAAGACTAGAATCAACAATAGAAAGAAGTCATTATTTACTAGATCGATAAGTTACCTTCATATTCTAGAAAAATATGAATCAACAATAGAATCTCGCATCACACATTCATAAAGCACAGATTTCATTTGGACAGTTGGAGGAACAAGTAAAATCTCACATCCCAAATTCAAACCATAAGGTAACAAACATATTCCAATTAAAGGAACAAGTAGAGTAGCCAAAACGTTCTTGTAGATACTAAACAATTAGACATTCTTCAGATTAACACCGCAACTTCTGACTTCGAGCTGAACTGCAATGGGAGAGACAAATCTTTTTAATTAGTTTTTCAAAAGAGAATATATGCACCAGATATGAATCATGAACGCAAGTAGTAAATAAACGAATTCCAGAGAATAAACGAATTCCAGAAAATCACAAGAACAGCAACTGTATATGTTATTCACACTGATGGGCTTCCAACCCCAGTACGAACTGCAATTCAAGAAGCACCCAGAAACAACCACAATAAAAGAAATTAAATTAAATAAATCAGCACAAAATAATAACTTACTACTAGATGAATCTTTTAGGACTACATCCACTAAAAATATTTTCCTTCAATACGAGAAAGAGACTTGAATTCCTTGTACACTCCCACTCATAGAATACCAAGCAACACAGAATATCCCTCTTAGCACATTTTTCTCTCACTCTCGTCCTCACCCACAAGTTCTTTCCTATGATTGCAATCATCCTTTCCAGCTACTTGACAGAATTTCCCTCTAGGCTTTGCCTTTTCTTCTTCTTCACTAGTAATCCAATTATGCATCGATCAGCTAATAATTTACAACCTAGGCAAGCAACCCCACGCACGAAATAGCTGACAACAGTTATGGCATTCATACACATTTTACCTTCCCAGTCATATGTGAATCATGCATGATGTTGGACGCTTCCAACTTTTAAAACGACTAAATCAAACATAGTAGCATAAGTCTTGCACAGGTAAATAAATATTAACTCTTTTTTTTTCTTCGTACAACTCTACATAATAATAATATCCCTATATTAGTAAGTTCATGACAATATGTTTGCTGCGGAGTCTTAATAACTGTGCAGTAAGTTACTATAGTCTACTTTTCTGCTTTCAAGGTAAACATTGTTTCACTACCCGTAACCTCAGTTCATCAGTCTAAGCATTTTGGAGGCGGAAAAAAGGTTTTTGAGGAAGAATACTTGCATTCTAGATTTCTTGAGGCTGCAGAGGTCTTTGCCTATGGAGTTTCTAGAGCACACTATGGATTAATAGCTAGTAATAAAGTAATTGGAAGATGGGAAAACAGAACTTTTCTAACAACTAAAGTGGCAGCTTCTTCAACTCTGCAATTTTTCATGTCAATTTTTTTTTATCAGCTACTGTTTAATGGATATGTGCCCCATTAATTAGTGACTGCTCATCTAACACAGACCTATTCTCCATCTAAACAGGAATTGCCAACAGCGTAGGAGATATGTTGTATCATCTGAGAACATATACAGACTCAAAAACTATGTTGCTTGCACTAGAAACATATTCGTTATTTAGTCTTCTTTCTTTTTGTAGGTCCATTAATCTTTAATCAATCTCAAGAGCAAATAAAATTAAACTTGGAGTGCAATATTCAGACATGTAAAATCAAGCCACTAACTAAACACAAAAAAGTAGCAGCAGTATGCTTCAAATGATGCAGCTCAACATCTAAAAAATATGTCAAAAATAAATCCAAAGATAACATCAGTACATTACCAACAAAAACAACGAGGATAACAGCTAGCTATGAAGACCTGATTTGTAAGCTCACTAGACCAACTAGCTACACAAGTGTAGATGATCCATGTATTTTTCCTTTCTCTTGTGCAGAAGATTCACTATCAATAAACAAAAAGCAAATAGTAACTTATCATGAGCTAGATTGACGATTTGACAAGAATGACAGATAATACAAAAACATGATGTTAAGGTGCTTACATTCCTACAGTGCAACCAAGTAATGTGCCGTCTTGCTGAATAAGGACTCCATTTGAGAGCCTCCGAGCAACAAATGAGGTTGGTGGATGATTCTTTTCGGTAGTGCCATCGCTGCCGCCGCTGGGAGTGTAGTCGAATGTGAATTTGTGGCAATGAATCTCGCAACCGACATTTTCCAAATAATCGCCCCAAACCAAAGCAAACCTTTGGGTTCCAATTTGGAACAAGAGCGGTAAAAAGTAGTTGTAAACGCGGTCCTCCTCAAACCCTTCTGGGATAACCGGAAGAGCATCATCAAGGCCCTTGACAGGTTGATCGAGCCACTGACTCTGGCGAATATCAAACATGTACAAACCAGGCTGCTGGGAGAACAAGGAACTGCATGTTGGTTTCTTGGTCCCAAAGCATACTAAGTAGGAGTCACCGTAGAGCACCACTCCGGGAGCCAAGCGACCCCAGAAATTCCTATAGAGGCACTCCCACTCCTTTTTCTCCAAATCAAACCGAACCAAGGTATTAGATCTGGCGCCTTTGCTATAGGCGTAAATATACTTGTTAGAAATACTGACAAGATGCGGTGCAACTCCTAATTCGATTGGGAATTCGGAAGGGAACTCTGAACGGACGTCACCGCCGCTGCGAGGATCGAAACGGAAACGGTAGCAGCGTCGAGGTGCCAAGGTATAGACGAGACCGTCATCGGAGCAGGCCACCGAGCCGGTCGAATATAAAGTCCATTCATCTTTTTCGAAACGCCATTGTTGCTTGCTTGCTTGTTCCGATAAGTCCACGTGATCATACCCAAAAGAGTATTGCACTGAACCACGTCTACCAGTATATTTACGTCCACCAATCATGTATAATCGGGAGTTCAACACCACAAGGCTGTTAGGAAGGGGAAGGTAATCAAGCTGGGGAAGATCTAGTCCATGGAAGATTACCTTATCATCGTCGTCGTCATTCTCTTCAGATCCTTGTTCCCTTGGCCGCCGTCCGTCCTCAATTACGAACCATAAGCACGACTTGTCTTCGGCCCTGACCTGTAGGTAGATCGGTCTGTCCCACTCAACCTTCTTCTTCTCTCTTGTTCCCATCATCTCCATCGTTCTTGTTTTCCTTTCGATTCCCATCCTCTTCCTTTCGATCAAACCCTAGTTTCGATCAATTTTTCTCGTTTTTCTTTTTTGACCGTCTGCGAGAGAGAAGTACTGCTCCCATCGCTTTGGTCTTGATGCCTATATATACATACTTACATAGATGACCTAGTTTTCATAGGGAAAGAAGAAAAAGGAAACGAATAAATAAAAAAGATTGATAAACAACGTAGAATATCAATTATTTTTGGCAAGTTATTTCCTTAATGTGTACTGTTTAGGAATATGTTTTAAAACCTTCCTTCTTCTTTTTTCGTTTCTTCCCAAAAAAAACCCTTCCTTCTTCTGCCTTTTGTTTTCTATTTATTTCCTTAATTTTTTCCCCCTACAATTAAGTTCCTTTGA of the Fragaria vesca subsp. vesca linkage group LG6, FraVesHawaii_1.0, whole genome shotgun sequence genome contains:
- the LOC101301121 gene encoding uncharacterized protein LOC101301121, producing MGIERKTRTMEMMGTREKKKVEWDRPIYLQVRAEDKSCLWFVIEDGRRPREQGSEENDDDDDKVIFHGLDLPQLDYLPLPNSLVVLNSRLYMIGGRKYTGRRGSVQYSFGYDHVDLSEQASKQQWRFEKDEWTLYSTGSVACSDDGLVYTLAPRRCYRFRFDPRSGGDVRSEFPSEFPIELGVAPHLVSISNKYIYAYSKGARSNTLVRFDLEKKEWECLYRNFWGRLAPGVVLYGDSYLVCFGTKKPTCSSLFSQQPGLYMFDIRQSQWLDQPVKGLDDALPVIPEGFEEDRVYNYFLPLLFQIGTQRFALVWGDYLENVGCEIHCHKFTFDYTPSGGSDGTTEKNHPPTSFVARRLSNGVLIQQDGTLLGCTVGIESSAQEKGKIHGSSTLV